The following are encoded in a window of Scophthalmus maximus strain ysfricsl-2021 chromosome 6, ASM2237912v1, whole genome shotgun sequence genomic DNA:
- the si:ch1073-335m2.2 gene encoding msx2-interacting protein isoform X2, with product MVRETRHLWVGNLPEHVREEKIVEHFKRYGRVESVKVLRKRGSEGGVAAFVDFVDIKSAQKAHNAVNKMGDRDLRTDYNEPGSVPSAVRGLEDSSPSSSRDVTGFSRGTVGPVFGPPVSLHTREGRYERRIDGSESRERAYDHSPYGHHDRSGTFDRQRHYNTDYYRDRSLFAAAGQGSSAIGGSFEASDPHFDSRIRDPFTLTNSTRRDLYRDDRGRRVDRTYHHRRSRSSHSSQSRHPSPQRTTGQTPKTSHSPKRAPLSPGRGPRSRSHSRSSSSDSVSSTSSTGSGSDSNSSSSDGSRARSVQSSATHAAPQSSMGLDSDEPRRSFGIKVQNLPVRSTDTSLKDGLFHEFKKHGKVTSVQIHGASEDRYGLVFFRQQEDQEKAMTVSKGKLFFGMLIEVIAWNGPETESENEFRPLDGRIDEFHPKATRTLFIGNLEKTTSYQQLLDIFQRFGEIVDIDIKKVNGVPQYAFVQYSDIASVCKAIKKMDGEYLGSNRLKLGFGKSMPTTCVWLDGLATNITEQYLTRHFCRYGHVVKVVFDRLKGMALVMYNNTDFAQAAVRETKGWKIGGNKIKVDFASQESQMAFYRCMQASGQDIRDFYEIPTERREERRPPYHEFTAERAYFENIRTPGLYPEEARRDYAARSRERFPELEHYQGDHFDPRFHEDPRDFRDYRDPFEQDIRKYTYIQRERERERERFEADRSRWSPSHPRRPITPTVSPSPSERAPRDAERRVYSQSSERSGSVSSMSPTHFDKSEKTLPEHSSKSEKSERSSQPDRVAVAEKTKRAKRKEKGDKDKTEKIKSRKAKGQSPSNPTPETELETGCDGSGKGRASDQDAHERQKSKGDSDSVSVNQLSTANHDSVKTERSEMSKGDNLEMDGKNRVKKHLKSDSGNDGKDLSVESDRLAARKRRFADSGGRTIHQKRSRHEDEDGNQSSDLGTSATFLKESDADKHKESQRKDSRVKADKSSTQKESQEDPRGQREKSEGSLDTLESKRHPGHTSSRRFSHEGVAEQSTREQEHHAALRFGSQNTDTDKTAKNKEDHVDIDLSQSYRKQMEQNRRLQQQQRESDKPHKPESPHGSETEDLEHRSLVHEVGKPPEDVTDNFPSHKLKKLDQFDTDSGMKRERVYRSFRQKSEETDWNNTSPGHQLLSLHADEDFADPSQKELSRNDEKIHPDVELLVKRTHNTQVNKPNTPLLSVEEEQQKRWESRVKQDLLPDLNFSRSLNKNIHNCKRLEYGIWHDLEPGEVRSDSEEDREPKPHSPVPSTSIPFSERPRVDRFSDPKLAHLERNKFYSFALDQTITPDTKALLERAKSLSSSREDNWSFLDYDTHFASLRNRKDTEKVESTPRPTPSWYMKKKKIRSGSEDKLDDRKEEPKPEEHERRELFASRFLHSPVFELDSRRLQHLERKHEEPEHTQNQQPGHQGTADGELDAGPVVLFHSRFLELTRLQQQKNKTQQQQVAKVDDTMLTDDTKEEKPPVQEQQALQSPVTTGSIMEPEIKPISPAEELISEPRLTPTSVTQSVAKDISPPEDKCVAVNQVHDPYPPVSFIKEEVKEEIKESKPVVTMHHPLAETSHSEPVPIAASEPRDSGDRCKLSPPEGKLDLVTEDVKPLLTEQPCHSNSHDELIKLEPELDLEMTQPEVPEATSPISSNFLEERDVVKKDTHSISKTEPEGEKQSISKVQMHFDNDKNDEPVSPQKEHKTKELKHKKCKQFHAQVTPVPVMAASGSEKQATRKSERIDKEKLKRGSSPRAESKSTSKSPIHGSDTDMLEQSISLGRARRRNVKSVYATPVEDDTPARSGKEITESPRSARKRGTDKEATQQQNIEQDPPPPTPAAKRGRPPKNRRQVDDSSTVKVEKSKMDNKETDSNELESGDRIPKVSKGKTSPHVTKSSTNQMSAAQGSGSTRKGDRTEGTEDDDDEMDYTEDTLALQDLSTSCKEDPSTNVDQTKEEKDKQGRELGQDKDVLQEKVCEGKSVGAETDSSALEENTPLERIGRGKTKLSRTPKSPLLKNLKIRLNVTEVKDLLQLGDDELGNQEDSSSSKFKPGEHTDHVSKCAHVNKEDSKNEDRENATLEKEDLETSKSGFSQELELEQALKIIANPDFPAELQTPAVPQTEVKGNSDEEKPSNPASETELMAAIYSITPDDTAVSITQPPPLRTEVGSEPEMQDLIQPAKEDEPETNTSTIQEEPVFQTTPKKGPKVKPKAPKRPKAQKQGRKDSNDGHSVNEELKATIGESIAPGVKIVSETTPLAAATVITPTTWKPDPEPSAVKATDVNAESESSSEEQIQHLKSVYPQSKSPICPKPLQLPPECITPSLSPLANRPNIRPIQTSRISVSPPDWHHQSKDAGVSPSPIMPLPSKENQPIPSDSEKMETEHGTSDLRQILMKHKNISLSGSSSISSNLPSLRDHNPSESNTPSAVVPNKSPLPDSRMASHSAPSVVRPPATLPSPETKSVISVIASTATSVISRVCNPPEPEDKVNMNMGNQCMDMTLPKSTYRPSKDETGSYHGQSVGDEGGSTARFIVESPTLGMGSCPGLRVNTSEGVVVLSHSGQKTEGPQRISAKISQIPQATAGDMESQQLVSMPQIKQEMYGHSQSGLQKGPSLQTDHGHPGKPQSAMSIKQESCGLEKMESAYQSGSQGVVKRLTPGNQQVLSYHQDYMPLKHQKKMDSADSHGTDGAKPSWTSAISPAISPHLPSPPGNHVGFVSAAGDRAPSHLSGVKQEPRSPRKSGHPHSPFTKVSSPIGSSSPKGLPVMLPSGLPAMQQFITGVHHPEQSVIMPPHSVPGGLGRMSPHCVTQSIPVGHLVQDVRVNTPPLSVMSYGMHSEPMASPWSGPMQPRPTSPQTVGREKVVKVNPGSLRSHEGEQEEARHFHMAGRQSATPLKPDPMQSDHRGSLRSSVQLETFMVQRDMRVLLHQQGERSATDPHSGHIQESHPPLSPRSHVLTKSVSEKDMTKPLEAKRPHSPLPKDGVMGIRQPGPAMASPQRVQLMPPGPSGSFPEYPGMYSNPRGIHSQIPETSPVGLNQPPLSVTPTMGSEPQAKPDGKMSQPVNMVQLLTKYPIVWQGLLALKNDTAAVQLHFVCGNKALAHRSLPLQEGGALLRIVQRMRLEASQLESVARRMTGDSDFCLLLALPCGRDQDDVLNQTQALKAAFINYLQTKLAAGIINIPNPGSNQPAYVLQIFPPCEFSESHLSQLAPDLLNRISSISPHLMIVITSV from the exons ATGGTTCGGGAAACCAGACACCTTTGGGTGGGCAATTTACCCGAACACGTCCGAGAGGAGAAGATCGTGGAGCATTTTAAACG GTATGGGCGCGTGGAGAGTGTTAAAGTTCTGCGGAAGCGAGGGTCAGAGGGTGGCGTTGCAGCTTTTGTGGATTTTGTGGATATCAAAAGTGCGCAGAAGGCTCACAATGCTGTCAACAAAATGGGAGACAGGGACCTGCGGACTGACTACAATGAACCCGGATCAGTCCCTAGTGCTGTTCGGGGCCTTGAAGACAGCTCCCCCTCGAGCAGTCGAGACGTTACAGGATTCTCTAGGGGAACAGTTGGTCCAGTGTTTGGCCCACCTGTGTCCCTTCACACCAGAGAGGGACGTTATGAACGGAGAATAGATGG CTCAGAAAGCCGTGAACGTGCATATGATCACAGCCCATATGGACACCATGATCGCAGTGGCACTTTCGACAGACAGCGTCACTACAACACTGATTATTACCGTGATCGttctctgtttgctgctgctggccaAGGGAGCAGTGCTATTGGGGGAAGCTTTGAGGCATCAGACCCACATTTTGACTCTAGAATTCGAGACCCCTTCACTCTTACTAATTCTACACGACGTGACCTGTACAGAGATGACCGAGGACGGCGAGTTGATAGAACTTACCACCACCGTCGAAGCCGATCATCTCATTCCTCTCAGTCAAGGCATCCATCCCCACAACGGACCACGGGACAAACCCCCAAAACGTCTCACTCGCCCAAAAGAGCTCCCCTGTCCCCCGGGAGAGGCCCGAGGTCTCGGTCTCACAGCAGATCTTCGAGCTCTGATTCTGTCAGCAGCACAAGCAGCACGGGCAGTGGCAg TGATTCAAACAGCAGCTCAAGTGATGGGTCGCGTGCTCGCTCTGTTCAGTCGTCGGCTACACATGCTGCTCCCCAGTCATCTATGGGGCTTGACTCCGATGAACCACGCAGAAGCTTTGGAATTAAAGTGCAAAACCTACCCGTACGCTCCACAG ACACAAGTTTAAAAGATGGACTCTTCCATGAATTCAAGAAACATGGAAAAGTGACCTCAGTGCAGATCCATGGAGCTTCGGAGGACCGTTATGGTTTGGTTTTCTTCAGACAGCAAGAGGATCAAGAGAAAGCCATGACTGTCTCCAAAGGAAAGCTATTCTTTGGCATGCTTATTGAAGTCATTGCCTGGAATGGACCTG AAACAGAGAGTGAAAATGAGTTCAGACCTTTGGATGGACGGATAGATGAGTTCCACCCAAAGGCTACGAGGACACTGTTTATAGGCAACCTTGAGAAGACCACCAGTTATCAACAACTCCTTGACATTTTTCAGCGGTTTGGAGAAATTGTG GACATTGACATCAAGAAAGTAAATGGAGTCCCCCAGTATGCTTTTGTGCAATATTCTGATATTGCCAGTGTGTGCAAGGCCATAaagaagatggatggagagtATCTGGGAAGCAACAGACTGAAG CTTGGTTTTGGGAAGAGTATGCCCACAACGTGCGTTTGGCTAGATGGTTTGGCAACCAATATAACAGAACAATACCTCACCCGGCATTTCTGTCGCTATGGACATGTAGTTAAG gTTGTGTTTGACAGATTGAAAGGCATGGCCCTAGTCATGTACAACAACACAGACTTTGCTCAAGCAGCTGTAAGGGAGACCAAAGGCTGGAAGATTGGTGGCaataaaataaag gTGGACTTTGCAAGTCAAGAGAGTCAGATGGCATTTTACCGATGCATGCAGGCATCTGGTCAAGACATCAGAGACTTTTATGAAATTCCCACTGAGCGACG AGAGGAACGCAGACCTCCATACCATGAATTTACAGCAGAAAGGGCTTACTTTGAGAATATACGAACCCCTGGCCTCTACCCAGAAGAGGCTCGAAGAGATTATGCTGCTCGCAGTCGAGAACGGTTTCCTGAATTGGAACATTATCAAGGAGATCACTTTGACCCACGTTTTCATGAAGACCCAAGAGACTTCAGGGACTATAGAGACCCATTTGAGCAAGACATCCGAAAATACACATATATTcaaagagagcgagaaagagagcgGGAACGCTTTGAGGCTGACCGCAGCAGATGGAGCCCTTCCCATCCAAGGCGACCTATTACTCCGACAGTATCTCCTTCACCATCTGAGCGTGCTCCCAGAGACGCAGAGAGACGGGTTTATAGCCAGTCCTCTGAGCGGAGTGGTAGTGTAAGCTCAATGTCACCAACACACTTTGACAAATCGGAAAAGACCCTGCCAGAGCATTCCTCTAAGAGTGAGAAAAGTGAGCGGAGCAGTCAACCTGATCGTGTAGCAGTTGCTGAGAAAACCAAACGTGCCAAACGAAAAGAGAAGggtgacaaagacaaaactgaaaagatTAAATCAAGGAAAGCAAAGGGGCAATCCCCATCCAACCCAACACCTGAAACTGAACTTGAGACTGGTTGCGATGGCTCTGGAAAAGGAAGAGCATCAGACCAGGATGCTCACGAGAGGCAGAAATCTAAGGGGGATAGTGACTCTGTTTCTGTAAATCAGTTGTCAACTGCTAACCATGACTCTGTAAAAACAGAACGATCTGAAATGAGTAAAGGTGATAATTTAGAGATGGATGGGAAAAATCGAGTCAAAAAGCATCTCAAGTCTGATTCTGGAAATGATGGGAAAGATTTATCAGTGGAATCAGATCGCCTTGCTGCAAGGAAAAGACGTTTTGCTGATTCTGGTGGAAGGACTATTCATCAAAAGAGAAGCAGgcatgaggatgaggatggtaATCAGTCCTCTGACCTTGGTACCAGTGCCACATTTTTGAAAGAGTCAGAcgctgacaaacacaaagaatcACAACGAAAAGATTCAAGAGTCAAAGCTGATAAAAGTAGCACTCAGAAGGAAAGTCAAGAGGACCccagaggacaaagagagaagtCGGAGGGATCTTTGGACACACTGGAGTCAAAGCGACATCCAGGGCACACTTCATCCAGAAGGTTTTCACATGAGGGTGTTGCAGAACAAAGCACAAGAGAACAAGAACATCATGCTGCTCTCAGATTTGGTAGTCAGAATACTGACACTGACAAAACTGCCAAGAACAAGGAAGACCATGTTGACATTGACCTGTCTCAGAGTTACCGCAAGCAAATGGAGCAAAATAGACGTttgcagcaacagcagcggGAGTCTGATAAACCTCACAAACCAGAAAGTCCTCATGGAAGTGAAACGGAGGACTTGGAACATCGCAGTCTTGTTCATGAAGTTGGTAAGCCTCCAGAGGATGTCACAGATAATTTTCCATCTCACAAACTAAAGAAACTAGACCAATTTGACACAGACtcagggatgaagagggagcgTGTCTACAGGAGCTTTAgacaaaaaagtgaagaaacTGACTGGAACAACACCTCTCCAGGAcatcagctcctctctctccatgcaGATGAGGACTTTGCAGATCCATCTCAGAAAGAGTTGAGTAGGAATGATGAGAAAATTCACCCGGATGTGGAGCTATTAGTCAAaaggacacacaacacacaagtaaacaaaccaaacacccCTTTGCTAAGTGTGGAAGAAGAGCAGCAAAAGAGATGGGAGAGTAGAGTCAAACAAGACTTGTTACCTGATCTGAACTTTTCCAGAAgtctaaataaaaacattcacaattGCAAGCGTTTGGAGTATGGTATTTGGCATGACTTGGAGCCAGGGGAAGTGCGATCAGACTCTGAAGAGGACAGGGAGCCTAAACCCCACTCTCCTGTGCCCTCAACATCTATTCCTTTTTCTGAGAGGCCAAGGGTTGACAGGTTTTCAGACCCCAAACTAGCACATCTTGAAAGGAACAAATTCTACTCCTTTGCACTTGACCAGACCATCACACCAGATACAAAGGCTCTGCTTGAGCGTGCAAAATCTCTTTCATCTTCCAGAGAAGATAACTGGTCATTTTTAGATTACGATACTCACTTTGCAAGTCTACGCAACAGAAAAGATACTGAGAAAGTAGAATCAACACCGAGACCTACACCTTCCTGgtacatgaaaaagaaaaagattcgCAGTGGATCTGAAGACAAACTTGATGACAGGAAGGAAGAACCGAAGCCAGAGGAGCATGAACGGAGGGAACTATTTGCCTCCCGCTTCCTTCATAGTCCTGTCTTTGAGCTGGACTCTAGACGACTTCAACACTTGGAACGCAAACATGAAGAACCTGAGCATacacaaaaccaacaaccaGGCCACCAAGGAACAGCAGATGGTGAACTAGATGCAGGGCCCGTTGTCCTTTTCCATAGTCGTTTTTTGGAACTCACACGTCTACAACAACAGAAGAATAAAACCCAACAGCAGCAAGTGGCAAAAGTTGACGACACCATGCTCACCGATGACACTAAAGAGGAAAAACCACCAGTTCAAGAGCAGCAAGCTTTGCAGTCACCTGTAACAACAGGATCTATCATGGAGCCAGAAATTAAACCCATCAGTCCTGCTGAAGAGCTAATTTCTGAACCTCGACTCACACCTACTTCTGTCACCCAATCTGTGGCCAAGGATATTTCTCCACCAGAAGACAAATGTGTTGCAGTAAATCAAGTCCATGATCCATATCCCCCTGTGTCTTTCATAAAGGAAGAGGTGAAGGAAGAGATAAAAGAAAGTAAACCTGTTGTTACCATGCACCACCCACTAGCTGAAACATCTCATTCAGAACCTGTACCCATTGCAGCATCCGAACCCAGAGATTCAGGGGATAGATGTAAACTTTCTCCTCCTGAAGGGAAATTGGATTTGGTTACTGAGGATGTAAAACCTTTGCTCACAGAACAACCATGCCACAGCAATTCTCATGATGAGCTTATCAAATTAGAACCAGAGCTGGATCTTGAGATGACACAAccagaagtgcctgaagccacTAGTCCCATATCATCAAATTTTCTAGAGGAGAGGGATGTAGTCAAGAAAGACACACATTCCATTAGTAAAACAGAGCCTGAGGGAGAAAAGCAAAGCATTAGTAAAGTGCAGATGCATTTTGataatgacaaaaatgatgAGCCAGTGTCACCTCAAAAAGAgcataaaacaaaagaactgaAACATAAAAAGTGCAAACAATTCCATGCTCAAGTGACTCCTGTTCCTGTCATGGCAGCCTCAGGTTCTGAGAAACAAGCTACACGCAAGAGTGAGCGCATAGACAAAGAGAAACTCAAACGTGGATCCTCCCCAAGAGCAGAATCCAAATCCACAAGCAAATCTCCTATTCATGGATCAGACACTGATATGTTAGAGCAGAGCATATCATTGGGAAGGGCCAGACGAAGAAATGTTAAATCTGTGTATGCCACCCCAGTTGAAGATGATACACCAGCTCGTTCTGGAAAGGAAATTACAGAGTCACCACGCTCTGCACGAAAACGAGGTACAGACAAAGAggcaacacagcaacaaaacatTGAACAGGATCCAcctcctccaactcctgcaGCTAAACGGGGCCGTCCTCCCAAAAATCGCAGACAAGTTGATGATAGTTCAACTGTTAAAgtagaaaaatctaaaatggatAACAAAGAAACTGATTCAAATGAATTAGAAAGTGGTGACCGAATtccaaaagtgtcaaaaggcaAAACATCCCCTCACGTCACAAAGAGCTCAACAAATCAGATGTCCGCAGCCCAAGGATCTGGATCAACAAGAAAGGGAGACAGaactgaggggactgaggatgacgatgacgaAATGGATTACACTGAAGATACCTTGGCATTGCAAGATTTGTCAACTTCATGTAAAGAAGATCCATCAACAAATGTTGACcaaacaaaagaggagaaagacaaacagggcAGAGAATTGGGCCAGGACAAAGATGTTCTCCAGGAAAAGGTTTGTGAAGGTAAATCAGTTGGAGCAGAGACAGATTCCTCGGCCTTAGAAGAGAATACCCCTTTGGAAAGGATTGGTAGAGGTAAAACCAAATTGTCAAGGACACCAAAGTCTCCTCTCCTCAAGAACCTCAAAATAAGACTAAATGTCACAGAGGTGAAAGACCTTCTCCAATTAGGGGATGATGAGCTTGGGAATCAAGAAGATTCTTCAAGTTCAAAGTTCAAACCTGGTGAACACACTGATCACGTTTCTAAGTGCGCTCATGTCAACAAAGAAGACTCCAAAAATGAAGACAGGGAAAATGCTACTTTGGAAAAGGAGGACCTAGAAACATCAAAAAGCGGTTTTTCACAGGAGCTGGAATTGGAGCAGGCTTTGAAGATAATTGCAAATCCAGATTTTCCAGCAGAACTACAGACACCAGCTGTTCCACAGACAGAAGTAAAAGGTAACTCGGATGAAGAAAAACCTTCCAATCCTGCTAGCGAGACAGAACTCATGGCTGCTATTTACTCTATAACCCCTGATGATACAGCCGTATCCATAACCCAGCCGCCTCCACTAAGAACTGAAGTGGGTTCTGAGCCTGAGATGCAAGACTTAATTCAGCCTGCCAAGGAAGATGAACCTGAAACAAATACATCCACAATACAGGAGGAACCTGTCTTTCAAACAACACCAAAAAAGGGCCCCAAGGTAAAACCTAAAGCACCTAAACGTCCTAAAGCCCAAAAGCAAGGAAGAAAGGATTCGAACGACGGGCATTCGGTTAATGAGGAACTGAAGGCTACAATAGGAGAGAGTATAGCTCCTGGTGTAAAGATTGTTTCTGAGACAACTCCATTAGCAGCTGCTACAGTTATTACTCCTACTACCTGGAAGCCAGACCCTGAACCCTCAGCTGTCAAGGCTACAGATGTAAATGCAGAGTCAGAATCATCTTCTGAAGAACAAATTCAACATCTTAAATCTGTTTATCCCCAGTCTAAGAGTCCAATATGCCCAAAGCCTTTGCAGCTGCCGCCTGAGTGCATTACTCCTTCGCTGTCTCCACTAGCTAATAGGCCAAATATAAGACCCATTCAAACAAGTAGAATTTCTGTTTCTCCACCAGATTGGCACCACCAGTCTAAAGATGCAGGTGTCTCCCCTTCTCCTATCATGCCATTGCCTTCAAAGGAAAACCAGCCTATACCTTCAGACTCTGAAAAAATGGAAACTGAACATGGTACAAGTGACTTGAGACAGATActcatgaaacacaaaaatatttcactgtcaGGCAGCAGTTCCATTTCTAGTAATCTTCCATCCCTCCGAGATCACAACCCATCTGAAAGTAACACGCCATCAGCTGTTGTGCCAAACAAGTCACCACTACCCGACAGTAGAATGGCTTCTCATTCAGCCCCGTCTGTTGTTCGACCTCCAGCCACACTACCATCCCCTGAGACAAAGTCTGTGATCTCTGTTATTGCATCCACTGCAACCTCTGTTATTAGTCGTGTTTGTAACCCTCCTGAGCCTGAAGACAAAGTAAACATGAATATGGGAAATCAGTGTATGGACATGACTCTACCCAAATCTACTTATAGGCCCAGTAAGGACGAAACCGGATCATACCATGGACAATCTGTTGGTGATGAAGGGGGAAGTACTGCGCGTTTCATTGTCGAGAGCCCCACTCTTGGTATGGGATCTTGCCCTGGACTAAGGGTAAATACATCTGAAGGAGTGGTCGTTCTGAGCCACTCAGGCCAGAAAACAGAGGGACCTCAGAGGATTAGCGCAAAAATAAGTCAGATCCCACAAGCAACAGCGGGTGACATGGAATCTCAGCAGTTGGTGTCCATGCCCcagataaaacaggaaatgtatGGTCATTCTCAGTCAGGACTTCAAAAAGGGCCTTCGTTGCAAACAGATCATGGGCATCCTGGTAAGCCACAGTCAGCCATGTCTATTAAACAAGAAAGCTGTGGTTTAGAAAAGATGGAATCTGCTTACCAGTCTGGATCTCAAGGAGTAGTGAAGCGTCTCACACCGGGTAACCAGCAAGTATTGAGTTACCATCAAGACTACATgccattaaaacatcaaaagaaaatggacaGTGCTGATTCTCATGGTACAGATGGAGCTAAACCATCTTGGACCTCTGCTATAAGTCCAGCAATTAGCCCTCATTTGCCTTCCCCACCTGGCAATCATGTAGGTTTTGTTTCAGCAGCTGGTGACAGAGCCCCTTCACATCTCAGTGGGGTCAAACAGGAACCACGATCTCCACGCAAGTCAGGTCATCCACACTCTCCATTTACTAAAGTGTCTTCACCCATTGGCTCCTCATCACCCAAGGGCCTACCAGTGATGTTACCCTCTGGCCTTCCTGCCATGCAGCAGTTTATTACTGGTGTACATCACCCTGAGCAGTCAGTTATCATGCCACCTCACAGTGTGCCTGGAGGCTTGGGCCGAATGTCTCCGCACTGTGTTACCCAATCAATTCCAGTGGGCCATCTTGTCCAAGATGTCCGCGTCAATactccacctctctctgtgaTGAGCTATGGGATGCATAGTGAGCCAATGGCATCTCCCTGGTCTGGTCCCATGCAGCCGCGACCCACCTCACCCCAGACTGTTGGCAGAGAGAAGGTTGTCAAGGTGAATCCCGGTTCTTTGAGGAGTCATGAGGGGGAACAGGAAGAAGCCAGACACTTCCATATGGCAGGAAGACAATCAGCCACACCGTTAAAACCAGACCCTATGCAGTCAGATCATCGTGGGTCTTTGCGGAGTAGTGTCCAGTTGGAAACATTCATGGTACAGAGAGATATGCGCGTACTCTTGCATCAACAGGGGGAGCGTTCAGCCACTGACCCACATTCTGGACACATTCAAGAGTCCCACCCCCCCTTGTCTCCAAGATCACATGTTTTGACTAAAAGTGTGTCTGAGAAGGATATGACAAAGCCATTAGAGGCAAAGCGGCCTCACTCCCCTCTTCCTAAAGATGGAGTGATGGGCATTCGACAACCTGGGCCAGCAATGGCATCTCCCCAGAGAGTTCAGCTAATGCCACCTGGACCCAGTGGTTCATTCCCAGAGTACCCGGGGATGTACTCAAACCCAAGAGGCATCCATTCTCAAATACCAGAGACGTCTCCTGTTGGACTTAACCAACCACCGCTGAGCGTCACACCAACTATG GGTTCAGAACCCCAGGCAAAACCAGATGGCAAGATGTCGCAGCCTGTTAATATGGTGCAGTTGCTCACG aaataCCCCATTGTGTGGCAAGGCCTGCTGGCTCTTAAGAAtgacacagctgctgtccaACTGCATTTTGTCTGTGG